Proteins encoded by one window of Anticarsia gemmatalis isolate Benzon Research Colony breed Stoneville strain chromosome 15, ilAntGemm2 primary, whole genome shotgun sequence:
- the fbp gene encoding fructose-1,6-bisphosphatase, translating to MSQRGPAFDVNAMTLTRWVLAQQRTAKSATGDLTQLLNSIQTAVKAIQSAVRKAGIAKLHGISGDTNVQGEQVKKLDVLSNDLFINMLKSSFTCGLLVSEENDTVLEVETERRGKYVVCFDPLDGSSNIDCLVSVGSIFAIYKKKSEGAPTEADAFQPGSELVAAGYALYGSATMLVLSLGKGKGVNGFMYDPSLGEFILTDPNMRIPEKGNIYSINEGYAAEWSDGLRQYIEDKKRPKTGKAYGARYVGSMVADVHRTIKYGGIFMYPATKSAPNGKLRLLYECNPMSFIVTEAGGLASNGSIPILDIVPTSIHQRAPCYLGSKKDVEELLSYFK from the exons ATGTCTCAGCGAGGCCCGGCGTTTGACGTCAACGCTATGACGTTGACCCGATGGGTTTTGGCCCAACAGCGGACTGCAAAGTCAGCCACTGGCGACCTGACTCAGCTCCTCAACTCCATCCAGACCGCAGTCAAGGCTATACAATCGGCCGTGAGGAAAGCCGGCATCGCCAAACT GCATGGCATCTCCGGGGACACGAACGTGCAAGGCGAACAGGTCAAGAAGTTGGATGTGTTGTCCAACGACCTGTTCATCAACATGCTCAAGTCTTCCTTCACTTGTGGACTTCTGGTGTCTGAGGAGAATGATACTGTTTTGGAG GTAGAGACAGAAAGGCGAGGCAAATACGTGGTGTGCTTCGACCCTCTGGATGGCTCTTCGAACATTGACTGCTTGGTGTCTGTAGGATCCATCTTTGCTATTTACaa AAAGAAATCAGAAGGCGCTCCTACAGAAGCGGACGCCTTCCAGCCTGGTAGTGAGCTGGTCGCCGCCGGCTACGCTCTGTACGGCTCAGCCACCATGTTGGTACTGTCTCTGGGCAAGGGCAAGGGAGTCAACGGGTTCATGTACGACCCCTCACTCGGAGAGTTCATCCTCACCGACCCTAATATGaggatacctgagaaaggaaaTATCTACTCAATTAATGAAG gTTACGCAGCTGAATGGTCAGATGGTCTGCGTCAGTACATCGAAGACAAGAAGCGTCCGAAGACTGGTAAAGCATACGGCGCCCGTTACGTGGGGTCTATGGTCGCTGATGTGCACAGGACTATCAAATATGGAGGCATATTTATGTACCCTGCCACCAAGTCTGCTCCTAATGGAAAA CTGCGTCTCCTCTACGAATGCAACCCAATGTCCTTCATTGTGACCGAAGCGGGTGGTCTGGCGAGCAACGGTTCTATCCCCATACTAGACATCGTTCCCACGTCCATCCACCAGAGGGCGCCGTGCTACCTCGGCTCCAAGAAAGACGTTGAAGAATTACTTTCTTACTTCAAATGA
- the MRG15 gene encoding mortality factor 4-like isoform X2 — MAPKLKFADGEKVLCFHGPLIYEAKCLKSSVTKDKHVRYLIHYAGWNKNWDEWVPESRVLKYNEANVQRQKEVQRAHSAQPTKTKKSRKSEAAASATPAREESRASTPAGKEPEATPAPAKATKTQSKDTPADSGSDQPKKKRGRLDLSIESEDQFNAKIEVKIKIPEELKVWLVDDWDVITRQQKLVILPAKLTVSQIVDNYLAFKKSSKSHNQAKESVLNDITEGIKEYFNATLGSQLLYKFERPQYSEILQEYPDTPMAQIYGSIHLLRLFAKMGPMLAYTALDEKSLTHVLTHIHDFLKYMVTNRSTLFNLQDYGNATPEYHRKIQ, encoded by the exons atggcACCGAAGTTAAAGTTTGCTGATG GCGAGAAAGTGCTATGTTTCCACGGGCCTCTCATTTACGAGGCAAAATGCCTCAAAAGTTCTGTAACCAAGGATAAACATGTTCGTTATCTAATTCATTATGCCGGATggaataaaaa TTGGGACGAATGGGTTCCGGAAAGCCGAGTACTGAAGTACAATGAAGCTAACGTCCAGCGGCAGAAGGAGGTGCAGAGGGCTCATTCGGCACAGCCTACAAAAACTAAGAAAA GTCGCAAGTCTGAAGCTGCTGCGAGTGCAACACCAGCAAGAGAAGAGTCTAGAGCATCCACTCCCGCAG GTAAGGAACCTGAGGCAACTCCCGCTCCAGCAAAAGCAACCAAGACTCAGAGTAAAGACACCCCAGCTGACTCAGGCTCTGATCAACCTAA GAAAAAGCGTGGCAGGTTAGATCTATCGATTGAATCTGAGGATCAATTCAACGCAAAGATCGAAGTGAAGATCAAAATTCCTGAGGAATTGAAAGTATGGCTAGTGGACGACTGGGACGTTATAACGAGACAACAGAAACTGGTCATACTGCCAGCCAAGCTCACTGTCTCACAGATCGTTGACAACTATTTAGCATTTAAGAAATCCAGTAAATCTCATAACCAAGCTAAAGAGTCAGTATTAAATGATATCACTGAAGGTATTAAAGAATACTTTAATGCTACATTGGGATCTCAACTTTTATACAAATTCGAGAGACCGCAATACAGCGAGATTTTACAAGAATACCCGGACACTCCAATGGCTCAAATATACGGGTCTATTCATTTACTTAGATTGTTTGCCAAAATGGGCCCGATGTTGGCCTATACGGCGCTTGATGAGAAATCTCTTACGCATGTTTTGACACATATACATGACTTCCTAAAATATATGGTGACTAATAGATCGACATTGTTCAATCTGCAAGATTATGGTAATGCGACGCCTGAATATCACAGAAAAATTCAGTAg
- the MRG15 gene encoding mortality factor 4-like isoform X1: MAPKLKFADGEKVLCFHGPLIYEAKCLKSSVTKDKHVRYLIHYAGWNKNWDEWVPESRVLKYNEANVQRQKEVQRAHSAQPTKTKKTPAKGRKSEAAASATPAREESRASTPAGKEPEATPAPAKATKTQSKDTPADSGSDQPKKKRGRLDLSIESEDQFNAKIEVKIKIPEELKVWLVDDWDVITRQQKLVILPAKLTVSQIVDNYLAFKKSSKSHNQAKESVLNDITEGIKEYFNATLGSQLLYKFERPQYSEILQEYPDTPMAQIYGSIHLLRLFAKMGPMLAYTALDEKSLTHVLTHIHDFLKYMVTNRSTLFNLQDYGNATPEYHRKIQ, translated from the exons atggcACCGAAGTTAAAGTTTGCTGATG GCGAGAAAGTGCTATGTTTCCACGGGCCTCTCATTTACGAGGCAAAATGCCTCAAAAGTTCTGTAACCAAGGATAAACATGTTCGTTATCTAATTCATTATGCCGGATggaataaaaa TTGGGACGAATGGGTTCCGGAAAGCCGAGTACTGAAGTACAATGAAGCTAACGTCCAGCGGCAGAAGGAGGTGCAGAGGGCTCATTCGGCACAGCCTACAAAAACTAAGAAAA CTCCGGCTAAAGGTCGCAAGTCTGAAGCTGCTGCGAGTGCAACACCAGCAAGAGAAGAGTCTAGAGCATCCACTCCCGCAG GTAAGGAACCTGAGGCAACTCCCGCTCCAGCAAAAGCAACCAAGACTCAGAGTAAAGACACCCCAGCTGACTCAGGCTCTGATCAACCTAA GAAAAAGCGTGGCAGGTTAGATCTATCGATTGAATCTGAGGATCAATTCAACGCAAAGATCGAAGTGAAGATCAAAATTCCTGAGGAATTGAAAGTATGGCTAGTGGACGACTGGGACGTTATAACGAGACAACAGAAACTGGTCATACTGCCAGCCAAGCTCACTGTCTCACAGATCGTTGACAACTATTTAGCATTTAAGAAATCCAGTAAATCTCATAACCAAGCTAAAGAGTCAGTATTAAATGATATCACTGAAGGTATTAAAGAATACTTTAATGCTACATTGGGATCTCAACTTTTATACAAATTCGAGAGACCGCAATACAGCGAGATTTTACAAGAATACCCGGACACTCCAATGGCTCAAATATACGGGTCTATTCATTTACTTAGATTGTTTGCCAAAATGGGCCCGATGTTGGCCTATACGGCGCTTGATGAGAAATCTCTTACGCATGTTTTGACACATATACATGACTTCCTAAAATATATGGTGACTAATAGATCGACATTGTTCAATCTGCAAGATTATGGTAATGCGACGCCTGAATATCACAGAAAAATTCAGTAg